A genome region from Candidatus Methylomirabilota bacterium includes the following:
- the murG gene encoding undecaprenyldiphospho-muramoylpentapeptide beta-N-acetylglucosaminyltransferase translates to MRVVIAGGGTGGHTSPGLAVAARLREIGAEVHWIGSRRGIEARRVPETGVPFHTIPVGKLRRYWDWQNVPDLAVRAPAGLARSWRLLRRLRPSVVLATGGFVALPPALASRALRIPVVVHEQTSVPGLANRVAGRFARRIALTFPMTGEEFPRERTVLTGNPLRPELRGGSRAEACRRFGLDPAAPIVYVTGGAQGSHRLNRDVGAALPRLLEVCQVIHQCGDNPATDDRAWLTARAQALPESLHRRYALQPYVSAELRDVYAAAALIVGRSGAGTVNECCQLGLPALYVPLPGTSGDEQTANARLVEAAGGAVMFPQVSLTPDGLAYAVTRLLADPAALTAMGERARSLAQPDAADRIVRLLQEVAAAR, encoded by the coding sequence ATGCGAGTCGTCATAGCGGGCGGCGGCACCGGAGGGCACACGAGCCCCGGCCTCGCCGTCGCCGCGCGGCTTCGGGAGATCGGCGCGGAGGTGCACTGGATCGGCAGCCGCCGCGGCATCGAGGCGCGGCGCGTGCCCGAGACGGGCGTGCCGTTCCACACGATCCCGGTGGGCAAGCTGCGCCGCTACTGGGACTGGCAGAACGTGCCGGACCTTGCCGTGCGCGCCCCCGCCGGCCTCGCCCGGTCCTGGCGCCTGCTGAGGCGGCTGCGCCCGTCGGTGGTGCTCGCCACCGGCGGCTTCGTGGCGCTGCCCCCGGCCCTGGCTTCGCGCGCGCTTCGCATCCCGGTGGTCGTGCACGAGCAGACGAGCGTGCCCGGGCTGGCCAACCGGGTCGCCGGCCGCTTCGCCCGGCGGATTGCGCTCACCTTCCCCATGACCGGCGAGGAGTTTCCGCGCGAGCGCACGGTGCTGACCGGCAATCCCCTCCGGCCCGAGCTGCGCGGCGGCTCCCGCGCCGAAGCCTGCCGCCGCTTCGGTCTCGATCCCGCGGCGCCGATCGTCTACGTCACCGGTGGCGCCCAGGGCTCCCACCGGCTCAATCGCGACGTCGGTGCCGCGCTGCCGCGGCTGCTCGAGGTCTGCCAGGTGATCCACCAGTGCGGCGACAACCCGGCGACCGACGACCGCGCCTGGCTGACCGCCCGCGCCCAGGCCCTGCCCGAGTCGCTGCACCGCCGCTATGCGCTGCAGCCCTACGTGAGCGCCGAGCTGCGCGATGTCTACGCGGCGGCCGCACTGATCGTCGGGCGCAGCGGCGCCGGCACCGTCAACGAGTGCTGCCAGCTCGGCCTCCCCGCCCTGTACGTGCCCCTGCCCGGCACCAGCGGCGATGAGCAGACGGCCAACGCCCGGCTCGTCGAGGCGGCCGGCGGCGCGGTGATGTTCCCGCAGGTCTCGCTCACGCCGGACGGGTTGGCCTATGCGGTGACGCGGCTCCTCGCCGACCCCGCGGCGCTGACCGCGATGGGAGAGCGTGCCAGGAGCCTCGCCCAGCCCGACGCCGCCGACCGGATCGTGCGCTTGCTCCAGGAGGTCGCGGCGGCGCGATGA
- a CDS encoding D-alanine--D-alanine ligase family protein translates to MADGPRKLRVGVVFGGRSGEHEVSLAGAASVMAAMDRSRFELVPIGIAKDGRWLVGGDPLRALAAEAARQALTAGGADAHTKHELLERATAQDTGASLMRMETSDSLPAGLRDRLDVMLVLLHGPQGEDGTVQGLLQLAGVPYTGAGVLASAVGMDKVAMKDLFRAHGLPLVEYAVVRRHDWEGGGREDIARGIGAEIGFPCFVKPANLGSSVGISKVKAAEDLPAAIDLAAQHDRRIIVERAVQGREVEVAVLGNDEPRVSVPGEVCYPGEWYDYDTKYGAGQTTFKVPAPLAPEVTEEVRALALRAFRATDCAGMARVDFFIEGDRRVLVNEINTIPGFTATSAYPRLWEASGIPYPELIGRLIDLALERR, encoded by the coding sequence ATGGCCGACGGGCCCCGGAAGCTGCGAGTGGGCGTGGTCTTCGGTGGACGCTCGGGCGAGCACGAGGTCTCGCTGGCCGGCGCCGCCTCGGTGATGGCCGCGATGGATCGGAGCCGGTTCGAGCTGGTCCCGATCGGCATTGCCAAGGACGGCCGGTGGCTCGTGGGCGGCGACCCGCTGCGCGCGCTCGCCGCCGAGGCCGCGCGCCAGGCGCTGACCGCCGGCGGCGCCGACGCCCACACCAAGCACGAGCTGCTCGAGCGCGCGACCGCACAGGACACCGGCGCCTCCCTCATGCGGATGGAGACCTCCGACAGTCTGCCCGCCGGCCTGCGCGACCGCCTGGACGTGATGCTGGTCCTGCTCCACGGCCCGCAGGGCGAGGACGGCACCGTGCAGGGGCTGCTGCAGCTCGCGGGCGTGCCCTACACCGGCGCCGGCGTGCTCGCCTCCGCGGTCGGCATGGACAAGGTGGCGATGAAGGATCTCTTCCGCGCCCACGGGCTTCCGCTGGTGGAGTATGCGGTCGTCCGGCGTCACGACTGGGAGGGCGGCGGCCGGGAGGACATCGCGCGGGGCATCGGCGCCGAGATCGGCTTCCCGTGCTTCGTGAAGCCGGCCAACCTGGGCTCGAGCGTGGGCATCAGCAAGGTGAAGGCCGCCGAGGATCTGCCCGCCGCCATCGACCTCGCCGCGCAGCACGACCGCCGCATCATCGTGGAGCGCGCGGTGCAGGGCCGCGAGGTGGAGGTCGCGGTCCTGGGCAACGACGAGCCACGCGTGTCGGTGCCGGGCGAGGTGTGCTACCCGGGCGAGTGGTACGACTACGATACCAAGTACGGCGCGGGCCAGACCACGTTCAAGGTTCCGGCGCCACTGGCCCCAGAAGTCACCGAGGAGGTGCGCGCCCTCGCGCTGCGCGCCTTCCGGGCCACCGACTGCGCGGGCATGGCGCGCGTGGACTTCTTCATCGAGGGCGACCGCCGCGTGCTCGTGAACGAGATCAACACGATCCCGGGCTTCACGGCGACCAGCGCCTATCCGCGCCTCTGGGAAGCCTCCGGCATCCCCTACCCCGAGCTGATCGGCCGCCTCATCGACCTCGCGCTCGAGCGCCGGTGA
- a CDS encoding replication-associated recombination protein A, whose translation MRPRRLDEVVGQPQLTDAGRPLRRALEEGALHSMILWGPPGTGKTTLARLLADVAGARFVPFSAVTSGVKEIRQVMTEAEAEGMRLGRRTILFVDEIHRFNKAQQDAFLPYVEKGTIILIGATTENPSFEVNGALLSRARVYVLRPLGEADLVAILERALRDGERGLGGLGATVEPEAVALIARLSDGDARTALNVLELAVTGPRSHVTEAAVRDAVQKKALLYDKSGEQHYNLISALHKSLRDSDPDGALYWLGRMLEAGEDPLYVARRLVRFASEDVGNADPAALRLTLDAKDAYHFLGTPEGELALAQAVCYLALAPKSNAVYAAWNAVHHDIQEHPAEPVPLHLRNAPTGLMANLGYGRGYQYAHDAPDAQVSQDHLPDALRGRVYYRPTTRGAEKEIAERLAKWRAWREKQKPA comes from the coding sequence ATGCGCCCCCGCCGCCTCGACGAGGTGGTGGGGCAGCCGCAACTGACCGACGCGGGCCGGCCGCTCCGCCGCGCTCTCGAGGAGGGCGCGCTGCACTCGATGATCCTGTGGGGCCCGCCGGGCACCGGCAAGACCACGCTGGCCCGGCTCCTGGCCGACGTGGCGGGCGCCCGCTTCGTGCCGTTCTCGGCCGTGACCTCCGGCGTCAAGGAGATCCGCCAGGTCATGACCGAGGCGGAGGCCGAAGGCATGCGGCTCGGCCGTCGGACCATCCTGTTCGTGGACGAGATCCACCGCTTCAACAAAGCGCAACAGGACGCCTTCCTGCCCTACGTCGAGAAGGGCACGATCATCCTGATCGGCGCCACCACCGAGAACCCCTCGTTCGAGGTCAACGGCGCGCTGCTGTCCCGGGCCCGCGTGTACGTGCTGCGTCCGCTCGGCGAAGCGGACCTGGTGGCCATCCTCGAGCGCGCGCTGCGGGACGGCGAGCGCGGACTGGGCGGCCTGGGCGCCACGGTGGAGCCGGAGGCGGTCGCCCTGATCGCCCGGCTCTCCGACGGCGACGCGCGCACCGCGCTCAACGTGCTCGAGCTGGCGGTGACCGGGCCGAGGTCGCACGTGACCGAGGCGGCGGTGCGTGATGCGGTCCAGAAGAAGGCCCTGCTCTACGACAAGTCGGGCGAGCAGCACTACAACCTGATCTCGGCTCTGCACAAGTCGCTGCGCGACTCCGATCCCGATGGCGCCCTCTACTGGCTCGGCCGCATGCTCGAGGCGGGCGAGGATCCGCTCTACGTGGCGCGCCGGCTGGTGCGCTTCGCCTCCGAGGACGTGGGCAACGCGGACCCGGCCGCGCTGCGCCTGACCCTCGACGCCAAGGACGCCTACCACTTCCTCGGCACGCCCGAGGGCGAGCTGGCCCTCGCCCAGGCGGTGTGCTACCTCGCCCTGGCGCCCAAGTCGAACGCGGTGTACGCGGCCTGGAACGCGGTCCACCACGACATCCAGGAGCATCCCGCGGAGCCGGTGCCCCTGCATCTCCGCAACGCGCCGACCGGTCTCATGGCCAACCTCGGCTACGGCCGCGGCTACCAGTACGCGCACGACGCGCCCGACGCGCAGGTGAGCCAGGACCATCTGCCCGACGCGCTGCGCGGCCGCGTCTACTACCGTCCCACCACGCGAGGGGCCGAGAAGGAGATCGCCGAGCGTCTGGCGAAGTGGCGGGCATGGCGCGAGAAGCAGAAGCCGGCCTGA
- a CDS encoding HAD-IA family hydrolase: protein MGAGPAVCVFDLDHTLVSSPLDLRAVGREMEAFVKARGIRVPERALRWSGAELFDLVRREAPHLEAELLAIPVAHERRAMAAATLEPFARETLAAMKDLGFATAIWTNNDRVVADHVLTRFALVAHLDLVVTRDDVRRLKPDPDGVRVVRERWPEAERIVVVGDSWVDGVAAQAAGVPFIAYRPDLAEMSQRGVVIAARIQSLLDLPAALA from the coding sequence ATAGGCGCCGGCCCCGCGGTCTGTGTCTTCGACCTCGACCACACGCTGGTCAGCTCGCCGCTCGACCTGCGGGCGGTGGGCCGCGAGATGGAGGCCTTCGTCAAGGCTCGCGGGATTCGCGTGCCCGAGCGCGCGCTCCGCTGGTCCGGCGCCGAGCTGTTCGACCTGGTGCGGCGCGAGGCCCCGCATCTGGAGGCCGAGCTGCTCGCGATTCCGGTGGCGCACGAGCGGCGGGCGATGGCCGCGGCCACCCTCGAGCCCTTCGCGCGCGAGACGCTGGCCGCCATGAAGGATCTCGGCTTCGCCACCGCGATCTGGACCAACAACGATCGCGTCGTCGCCGATCACGTGCTCACCCGCTTCGCGCTGGTGGCCCACCTGGATCTCGTGGTCACGCGCGACGACGTCCGGCGGCTGAAGCCCGATCCCGACGGCGTGCGCGTGGTGCGCGAGCGCTGGCCGGAGGCCGAGCGCATCGTGGTCGTGGGCGACTCGTGGGTGGACGGCGTCGCCGCGCAGGCCGCCGGCGTCCCCTTCATCGCCTACCGGCCGGACCTCGCGGAGATGTCGCAGCGCGGGGTCGTCATCGCCGCGCGCATCCAGTCGCTGCTCGACCTGCCCGCCGCGCTCGCCTGA
- a CDS encoding GntR family transcriptional regulator has product MARESSHITPPSGLRVNRKSAVPVHVQLQTQIRHLIDIGSLKPAMQLPTVRQLAGFLRINRNTVARALAALYQDGYLESQHGRGTFVTDRPPAREGRAARSLERLVQDTLERARRLGFTHEEIAATIAARAPSARAPRRPRERVLLVECNHPELARYREQLEEELSITVDRVLVEDVDVRFREPAFLAPYRMVVTTFFHIHEVKQALPMDGPPAVALLSEANISSLLRLTEMPEGSTVGLVCATARGSQNILSSVQSAGLSHVVPILASTDDPWSIDRMLEKTRVVVCSDQAAALLRDRLPHDVELIAAYRRLDSGGIEMLRDLLAQTDGERT; this is encoded by the coding sequence GTGGCGCGGGAATCCTCGCACATCACCCCGCCCTCGGGGCTGCGGGTCAACCGCAAGAGCGCGGTGCCCGTCCACGTGCAGCTCCAGACCCAGATCCGCCACCTGATCGACATCGGCTCGCTGAAGCCGGCGATGCAGCTGCCGACGGTGCGTCAGCTCGCCGGCTTCCTCCGCATCAATCGCAACACGGTGGCGCGCGCGCTGGCCGCTCTCTACCAGGACGGCTATCTGGAAAGTCAGCACGGGCGTGGCACCTTCGTGACGGATCGGCCGCCCGCCCGCGAGGGACGAGCCGCGCGGAGCCTGGAGCGGCTGGTGCAGGACACGCTCGAGCGGGCGCGGCGGCTCGGCTTCACCCACGAGGAGATCGCGGCCACCATCGCCGCGCGCGCCCCGAGCGCGCGCGCCCCCCGGCGCCCGCGCGAGCGCGTGCTGCTGGTCGAGTGCAACCATCCGGAGCTGGCGCGCTATCGCGAGCAGCTCGAGGAGGAGCTGTCGATCACGGTGGACCGGGTGCTGGTCGAGGACGTGGACGTCCGCTTCCGGGAGCCCGCCTTCCTCGCGCCCTACCGCATGGTGGTCACCACGTTCTTCCACATCCACGAGGTGAAGCAGGCGCTGCCGATGGACGGGCCTCCCGCGGTGGCGCTCCTGTCCGAGGCCAACATCTCCTCGCTCCTGCGCCTCACCGAGATGCCCGAGGGCTCGACGGTCGGACTGGTCTGCGCCACCGCGCGCGGCAGCCAGAACATCCTGAGCTCGGTCCAGTCCGCCGGTCTGTCGCACGTGGTGCCGATCCTGGCCTCCACCGACGATCCGTGGTCGATCGATCGCATGCTGGAGAAGACCCGCGTGGTGGTCTGCTCGGACCAGGCCGCGGCGCTCCTCCGCGACCGGCTCCCGCACGACGTCGAGCTGATCGCCGCCTATCGCCGCCTGGACTCCGGCGGGATCGAGATGCTGCGCGACCTCCTGGCCCAGACCGACGGAGAGCGGACATGA
- a CDS encoding potassium-transporting ATPase subunit C: MRGASYVRPALLSLLIFTVITGLVYPLVVTGIAQVVFPSPANGSLVVQDGTVVGSALIGQPLDAPGYFRGRPSATDPFPHNAAASSASDLSPTSPALVEAVHAHVAALHAAEPGNSAPVPRSTRCALVDYTEGRSLGFLGEPRVNVLALNLPLDGR, translated from the coding sequence GTGAGGGGGGCCTCGTACGTGCGACCGGCGCTGTTGTCGCTGCTGATCTTCACGGTGATCACCGGCCTCGTCTATCCGCTCGTGGTCACCGGCATCGCCCAGGTGGTCTTCCCCTCGCCGGCCAACGGCAGCCTGGTCGTCCAGGACGGCACCGTGGTCGGCTCGGCGCTCATCGGCCAGCCCCTCGACGCGCCCGGATACTTCCGGGGGCGGCCGTCGGCGACCGATCCGTTCCCGCACAACGCGGCGGCGTCCTCCGCCTCCGATCTGAGCCCCACGAGCCCGGCGCTGGTCGAGGCGGTGCACGCGCACGTGGCCGCGCTTCACGCCGCGGAGCCGGGCAACTCGGCGCCGGTGCCTCGCTCGACGCGGTGCGCCCTCGTGGATTACACCGAGGGGCGCTCGCTCGGATTCCTCGGCGAGCCCCGCGTCAACGTGCTCGCGCTGAACCTGCCGCTCGACGGGCGGTGA
- a CDS encoding DUF4118 domain-containing protein, with product MIKPSDDVRVWMVTGALGAMALGVALIPLRGRVGASNLAFVFMAFTILVAELGGRSPALVTALISAMSLNFFLTEPYLTLAISKPDDVVAFFALAGCGLIAAAFGRRRERLSAAAGRADRELGLLSRFVERARDGRPVRALLEDLRAGFDLGGLVLRDAGGRVLAAAPESAASRPAPRIALDADTLFAPADDSPRFGSRGLRLPDGGGRLTLQTGRGPMTLDLWEGREDGLRLDEARTLAVAASILGLGMR from the coding sequence ATGATCAAGCCGAGCGACGACGTGCGCGTGTGGATGGTCACCGGAGCGCTGGGCGCCATGGCCCTGGGCGTCGCGCTGATTCCGCTGCGCGGGCGGGTGGGCGCGTCGAATCTCGCGTTCGTGTTCATGGCCTTCACGATCCTGGTCGCGGAGCTGGGCGGCCGCAGCCCGGCGCTTGTCACCGCCCTGATCTCGGCGATGAGCCTGAACTTCTTCCTGACCGAGCCCTACTTGACGCTCGCGATCAGCAAGCCCGACGACGTGGTCGCTTTTTTCGCGCTGGCCGGCTGCGGGCTCATCGCGGCCGCCTTCGGCCGGCGGCGCGAGCGCCTCTCCGCCGCCGCGGGCCGCGCCGACCGCGAGCTGGGCCTGCTGAGCCGGTTCGTGGAGCGGGCGAGGGACGGCCGACCGGTCCGAGCTCTGCTCGAGGATTTGCGCGCCGGCTTCGATCTGGGCGGCCTGGTCCTGCGCGACGCGGGCGGCCGCGTACTCGCGGCGGCGCCCGAGAGCGCGGCGTCGCGGCCGGCGCCCCGCATCGCGCTGGACGCCGACACGCTGTTCGCGCCCGCCGACGATTCGCCGCGATTCGGATCGCGCGGGCTCCGGCTGCCCGACGGCGGCGGCCGGCTCACGCTGCAGACCGGACGCGGGCCGATGACGCTCGATCTCTGGGAGGGCCGCGAGGACGGTCTGCGCCTCGACGAGGCGCGCACCCTCGCGGTCGCGGCCTCGATTCTGGGTCTCGGGATGCGGTAG
- a CDS encoding tetratricopeptide repeat protein, whose product MTGTSLRVYLAVAALGAMVVSPPPALAVSEPERLWTVGDRAFQDGLYPQSRRMLERLVERFPSDTRVPDATLLLGKVRLAQNQLEPALAAFRKAQTLSPVPGRPDEARFWEGETLFRMKRYPEARAIYDKILTDDPKSPSAPDAVYGLAWVNLELKRRDQAATEFRRLLSSYPDHATVPSATFYLARTELELKHADEAVTLLRGFIGKYPDNRLLPDARYTLGQALIASGQTDEGAAELRAFAKEYPQHELAAAARRNVTDSLVRQGKKGELAEEYKSLTTQRATAESLYDAGVVATKLGRQKDADAAWARLRKEFPDHPLSGRVSLEMAHTAFTKNAFKDASTLARAASRSPEGAVRGEAFVLLGESELKQKHHTAAIAAFKSATDASSIEPALRYRALAGTGLAHEEQRQWSQAAKFYEEAAKSPDKALASWAKERLATVAANGKSDAGAPKATPKSGATPQKGASPQKGTKP is encoded by the coding sequence ATGACGGGCACTTCGCTACGCGTCTATCTGGCTGTGGCCGCGCTCGGCGCGATGGTCGTGTCGCCTCCTCCCGCGCTCGCGGTCAGCGAACCGGAGCGGCTGTGGACGGTGGGCGACCGGGCGTTCCAGGACGGGCTCTACCCGCAGTCGCGCCGCATGCTCGAGCGTCTCGTGGAGCGCTTCCCCTCCGACACCCGGGTCCCCGACGCGACCCTGCTGCTCGGCAAGGTGCGCCTCGCCCAGAATCAGCTCGAGCCGGCCCTCGCCGCGTTCCGCAAGGCGCAGACCCTGTCTCCGGTGCCGGGCCGGCCGGACGAGGCGCGCTTCTGGGAGGGCGAGACCCTCTTCCGGATGAAGCGCTATCCGGAAGCGCGCGCGATCTACGACAAGATCCTCACCGATGATCCGAAGTCGCCCAGCGCGCCCGACGCGGTGTACGGCCTCGCCTGGGTCAATCTGGAGCTGAAGCGCCGCGACCAGGCGGCCACCGAGTTCCGTCGGCTGCTCTCGAGCTATCCCGATCACGCCACCGTGCCGTCGGCCACCTTCTATCTGGCGCGCACCGAGCTGGAGCTCAAGCACGCCGACGAGGCGGTCACGCTCCTGCGGGGATTCATCGGCAAGTACCCGGACAACCGCCTGCTACCGGACGCGCGCTACACCCTCGGCCAGGCGCTCATCGCGAGCGGGCAGACCGACGAGGGCGCGGCCGAGCTGCGCGCCTTCGCCAAGGAGTACCCGCAGCACGAGCTGGCCGCGGCGGCCCGGCGCAACGTGACCGACTCGCTCGTGCGCCAGGGCAAGAAGGGTGAGCTGGCCGAGGAGTACAAGTCGCTGACCACCCAGCGCGCGACCGCGGAGAGCCTGTACGACGCCGGCGTCGTCGCGACCAAGCTCGGCCGCCAGAAGGACGCCGACGCCGCGTGGGCCCGCCTGCGGAAGGAGTTCCCCGATCATCCGCTGAGCGGCCGCGTCTCGCTCGAGATGGCCCACACCGCGTTCACCAAGAACGCGTTCAAGGATGCCTCCACGCTGGCCCGCGCGGCGTCGCGCAGCCCCGAGGGCGCGGTCCGCGGCGAGGCCTTCGTGCTGCTGGGGGAGAGCGAGCTGAAGCAGAAGCATCACACGGCCGCCATCGCCGCCTTCAAGTCCGCGACGGACGCGTCCTCGATCGAGCCCGCCCTCCGCTATCGCGCGCTCGCGGGCACCGGCCTCGCCCACGAAGAGCAGCGGCAGTGGTCGCAGGCGGCCAAGTTCTACGAGGAGGCGGCCAAGAGCCCGGACAAGGCGCTGGCCTC